The Geoalkalibacter subterraneus genome contains the following window.
TGGCCCAATCGGAAATCGCCTTGTACCCGCGCATCCCGCAAAGCGTCGCCCCGGCGGCAATGGCCAAAACGGTGGACAGCCGGTGGCGTTTCCCTGCGGCGCGGCGCGGGTCGGGGATGTCGGTGAAAAACTCTGGCAAGGATCGCATTTGATTGGCTGTCAACAACATTTTCACGTCTCCTGGACAATAGGGCGCCCCAAGCAGGGGGCGGGACAAGAGCGATTGGGCATTGGACTGCAGCGCACGAACAAACACCATCTTCGGGGACTGTGCGAGGTTGCTATAACCTTGACGGGTTCGGCGAAATCCCTTGGTCTGACCCAGGCATAGCCAATTGGCCGCCTTGTAAACCGTGCCTTGATAGCGCTGCGGATCGACAAAGGTCTCCATCAGCACAAGCGGATGGCCAAAGCGCTCCAGCCAGTCGCGCTGGATTCTTTGTTCGCACAGCGCCAAGACGCGCGAGCCCAGATTGGGCAAATGCCACTGCGGCAGGATCAAAAAACGGCTATTGTTGGCAACCAGCTTCAAGCGGTCATATTGGCGCCGATGATCCCAGCCAATCCACTGGTCGCGAACGGCGCACTTCAAGGCCGCAGCGGAAAAGCTCAGCAAAGCGACCCACTGCTGGCGCAATATGGCAACGTACCAGAGGGTTTCGCCGATCTTGGGCAGATCTCCCAGATAATGATGCGCTTGCATTGTCTCCCGATATCGGTCCTCCTCGAGGGCTGAAACGGGTCGTACATGGATTTCTTTCAGATTCACGACAGGGTCTCCAAGGGCAAAGGACGAACCCTTTATACCCCATCGGAGAACAAATGACCAGAACTTTATGCTGGGGCAAGGCTTAGAGCGTGTTCCCGGGAGGGAACAAATTCGCCCTGGGGGATTTCGGATTGAGGATTGATTGAAAATGTCATATGTTGCCTCCATGGATGCTGATGAGTTCAAAAATAGAACCAGAACTTTCGCGATCAGGGTGATCCGGTTGGTAGAAGCGTTGCCGAAAAACCAGACCGCGAAAGTGATTGGAAACCAGTTGCTCCGCTGTGGCACCTCGGTTGGTGCGAACTATCGGGCCTCCTGCCGCGCCAAATCCCCTGCCGACTTCATCGCTAAAATGGCCATCGTCGAGGAAGAATGCGATGAATCCATCTACTGGATGGAGCTGATCGCCGAAGCCGGTTTAATGAACGAGAAGCGCTTGACCGATCTGAAAAACGAAGCAAACGAAATCCTTTCCATGGTCGTCGCCTCCATAAAAACCGCCCGCTCCCGCAAGTAATCCGCAGTCCGCAATCCGAAATCATCAATCAGCTTGTCCCTTTGCGCTCCTGGGGGATGAAGCGGAATTCGCTGTTTTCGATGGCCCGCACATCCTCGTGGCGGATGGTGAGCATGGTCATGGGCGGCACCTCCAGCTCGCGCCAGCCCTTCTCGTTGTTCACGGCAAAGTCGATAAAGGCGTCGTCCGAGGCGTAGAGCACCACCCGGTGCTGGCGGTGGATGCGCAGGCAGAGTGGCTTGTTGCCCTTGAGTACGGTGATGGTGCTGGGGTCGAGCCGCGAGGCCAGCACGGCGCTCATCTGGCCGCGACAGAGGGCAAGCGCCTTCTTCAGGCCCTCCTGGTCGATGGGGCCTTCGGGCGCGAAGCGGTCGGCCAGGCGGAAGATCAGCTCGCTGTCCACTTCGGCGTAGCGCGGCAGCCCGAGTCGGCGGAACAGATAATCGGCGTTGTAGATGGTGCCGTTGTGCGTGCCGATGATGATCCCGGCCCGGATGGGATGGTTGTTGCGGTTGTTGAACTCGTTGCCCCGGGTGCGCCAGCGGGTGTGGCCCATGAGGATGGTGGTCTCGTTGTCGACCTGCCCGAGCAGCTCCTGAAACGGCTTCTCGTAGACCAGCTCGTGCGCCCGCATCGGCCGTTTGAAAATCCGGTGGCTGCCATCGGTCTTGAGCCAGGCCAGACCGGAGGCGTGCGGGCCGCGTTCCTCGCTGTGCAGCAGCATGCGGATGAAGAGCTCGCGCAGGTAATCCCGCTCGTCGGGCCGTCTGCGCTTGCGGCCGAAGATGATGCCTACTTGTCCGCACATGGAGCCGGGTCCTCCTTGTCGCCGAAGTTCTTGCCGAGCGGTCTCGTCCCTTCGAGAACGAAGGCTGCGTATTCCCGCCGGTGGTCCGCCAGCCACGCGGCCACCTCCGGGTAGCCCATCTCGGCGGTCAGCCGGGTCACCTCCGGGTGGTCGAGCATGTTGGTGCGCCCGGAGAGTCGCACCGTCTCCAGGGCTTCGAGGAAGCGTTCCGGCCAGGGATCGCTGGCCTTGTCGTCGGGCAGGAACTCGATCAGGCCGTGCCGGGCCAGACGGGTGAGAAACTCGGCGGCCGCAGCGGCGGCTTCCTCCGGCAATGGCTGGGTCGGACCGCCTTCGATGCCAAAGAGCACCTCGGTCATGTAGTCCCGGGGCGCTCGGCTGGCGGTGAACGGCGTCTGGCCGCGCATCAACTCGACCACCTCAAGGCAGTCGGCGGCTTGCAGGGTTTCCCCGCTGCCGGGGATCGGTTCGCCGTCCAGCGTGGTGGAGCGGATCAGAATCTTCATGGGGCACCTCCTTAAACAGTGAGGCCGGGAACTTGCCCGGCCTCGTTGGTGAGAGTGGTGGTTTCGTCCGGAAGGACCTCCTCCGGTTTGGGCCGTCCGTTCTTGAAGGCGGCGTCGCCGGGCATGTTGGCCATCAGATGCTTGCGGGCGGTCTTGAACTCGTCTCCGATCAGGCCAAGGTGGAGCAGGAAGACCCGGAAGTCGTACTTGGCGCTCTGGGGATCAAAATCCCGCTTGCGGCTAGAGGCTGCCCGGCCATTGAGCGCCTTGGCGGCGACGGCGAGGCAGAATTGCAGGTAAGCCTTGATCCGCCCCGCGTGGAGGGTCGCCTCGAACCAGCGGAACTCCACCGTGCCCCGGTACCAGACGTTGTGCAGGTTGACCCCGTGATAGCGGCTGTTGTCGTAGTGCTGGGGCTGCCGGTTGTGGTAGCCGTACCAGATGCGGTTGAGCTGGTCCTTGGTGCGGGGGCGATGCTGTTCGATGCGCTGGATCAGCTCGTCGCTGACAGGCCGGGTGTAGCGGTTGAGACGGTCACGGCTGATGCCGAGGGCGTGGAGGATCAGCGGCTCCTGCTTGTAAATGATCTTGGCCAGGTTACCCAGGTGTCTGCCGTCGAAGGGCGCGGCGTCGATATGGATGTGAATGCCGCACTGGCTGTTGATCTTGCCTCCGGCGCGGCGGATGGCCCGGACCGCCTCCTGCAGTTGCGGGATGTCGTCGTAGCCGAGCACCGGGCTGACCACCTCGGCCCGCAGATGAGCCGGGACGCTGGTCAGGGAGGCGTCCCCCACCACCTTCCAGACGCGGCCGCGCAGGTCCTCGATCTCCCAGGGGTCGTAGCTGCTGGGGATGCCGACATGGCGGACCGTGCCGCCCACCACCGAGTGGATGGCCCAAGCGATCTGCTCCCGGGTGCGTTTTACGGTCTCGATCTCGATCCCGTAGTGGATCTCTTTCAGGTTCATGCGTGCCTCCGTCGTTCATGGCGCTTCTAAGTCGTTGTCTGGCAAGGCTTTTCAGCCTCCGCTTACACCATGAATGAATGCTTCTTTCCGGACACAAATCAAGTAGAAGAACAGCCGAAGCCGACATTTAACACGTTTATTTTCAATGACTTGCGAACTAGGCCGGATTGGGCGGCGCACAGGCGGCAGAAACCCCGGAACGGGCTGGCCGTATCCGGGGTTTCTGGGTTGGCGGTGGCAGTGAGCCGGTCAGCCGGAGGCGGTATCAGCGGTGATCAGGCTGGCGTGCAGCTCGAGGTTGCGCGACTCGTCGGCCCGCATCCGCGCCAGCAGCGCCGTGAAGGCCTCCGCTTCGTCGGCCGGGAGCTTTGATGCCCGTTCCAGCCGCGCCAGGCGCTGGTGCAGGTTTTCGAGCAGGCCCAGGGCATGGTCGCGGATCAGCCCGTCGCGCTTCTCCTGCGGCGAGGGAATGAACTCGGTCAGGCCGCCTTTGCGTCGAACGATCATGGCCGTGCCTCCTTAGCTCAGGGTCGCGCCCAGCGAATGGATGCGCGGGTAGATCAGCGGCGTGCCGGTCATCTCGGCTTTGTAGCGCACCTTGTTGCCGGTGTTGTCGGTGAAGGTGCGCACCAGGGTGTACTCGGTCCAGTTCTCGTCGATGGGCCGGGTGTCCTGGATGGTCATCGCCTCCCAGGTCAGGCCGCCGTCGTTGCTGGCGAACCATTGCAGGGTGGTGCCACTGGGGATCTGCATCTGCACATAGGCTTTGGTCGATTCCACACCCTGGGTCAGCTCGTTCTCGCGGGTCAGGTAGGCCCCGGTGGTCTTGTTGAGGTAGCCCACCAGGTTGACGTCGCGAAAGTTGATGGCCGGAGTGTCGTTGGCAAGCGAGCTGCTCAGGCGCACGCGGATCTGGACCCGGGTGGCGAGGTTGGGCAGCCGTTCCTCCTCGGCGGGAACCATGGCGTCCCAGGTCACGCCGCCGTCGGTGGAGTATTCCCAGTCGAGACCGGTACCCTGGGGGATGGCCGAGTATTCGTCGAGGTTGATGTCGGAGAACTGCACGCCGGTGATCGGCTGAAAGCGAATCATCCCCTCGGACTGGAAGTTGTAGCCGTAGATCTTCATCGCCAGGTCGGAGCCGTTGAGCGGCGTCCAGGTCTCGGCGTTGGAGCTCTCCAGCAGCACGCCTTCCATATAGGTCTGCCGGGTGATGATGCCCCAGCGGCCCATCTTGCCCAGGGTGGCGGTGCGCACCTTGTAATTGGTGCTGTTGGTCAGCAGCACCACGGAATAGCTGGTGTTGGCCTCGGCGTAGAACGGGTCGTCGAAGCGAATGCGGGTCTCGCCGCTCAGGCTGATCTCGTTCGGGGCCAGCACTTTCTCGGCGAACACCACGCCGTTGGGCAGACCGGTGGTGACGCCGCGAATCTGCACCGTGACCGGAATGCTCGGGTCCCTGGCGGTGAACTGCAGTCCGATGCTGGAAATCACCTGGTTTTGGGTGAAGCTGAAAGTCTGGGCCAGCGGATCGCGGGGCACGAAGATGGTCTGGGTGCGCCAGACCACCTGCACCACGGGCACGCGGATGATGCGGTTCTCGATGATGCGCTCGATGCGGGTGATGACCAGCGGATCGTTGATCTGCAGGCTGGCCCGGGCCGAGTAGACGCCGTCGGCCATCTCCACGATGCGGTTGCCGTTGCGGGCGTTGGTCGGGATGGTGAAGGAGGCGCTGACCCGACCGGCCTCGTCGCTGATCAGGTTGCTGGCCATCACCTGGCCGTCGCAGCGCAGTACGATGCCGGATTTGCTCGGGGTGAAGTTGATGCCGGTGACGGCGATGCCGGTCTGGCCGCGCCGCCCGAGGTTGGGCGTGATCTGCAGCATGGCCGGGGGCTTGTCGAACACGGCGTAGGGGTTGATGTTCCGCTCCTCGGACCAGTCGTTCTGTTCCACCAGCACGGTCTCGTTGCCCGGCAGCAGTGCCAGGCTGCCGAAGAAGCTCGCGTTGCTGCCCGCCTGATCGACCGAGAGCACCGTGGAGTGAGGAATGCGGTCCGGCGCGACGAAACGGGCGATCTCGTTGACTCGGGCGTCCCATTCGGCGTGGTAGATGTCTGACTGGGCGGTGTTCGAGAAGTCGTCCGAGTAGATGCCTTTCTTGGTCTGGGCGTCCCGGTTCTGCAGCTCGTTGTTCATCTGGTACTGGGCGTCGTTGTACTTCAGGTCCTCGACGTCTTGGATGATGTCGTGGATCTGGTCCATGGTGATGCGGGTCAGGCCGAAGTTGCGGATCTCCATGTCGGTGGAGTTGGGCGGGCAGTCGATGCTGCACAGCCCCAGGGCGTTTTCCGGCACGATGGGCAGCTTCGGAAAATCCGCCGGAGCCCCTTCCAGCCGTTTGATCTCGGTGGTGGTGGCGTAAACGATGTCGCGGCGGCCGAGGTAATAGTCGTAGTCCAGGCTGCAGTTGGAGCCGTTCACCGGCTGATCGCCGAGGCTGCCGCGCCCGAAATTGATCACGTTGAGGTTACCCAGCTCGAGCTGCACTGGCGACATGGTGAGCCCGGCGGTGTTGGTGGCCGGAGGCGAAACGGTGCCGATCTCCTCGACGCCGTCGTCGACGTAGGATAGCGCCTCGCTGCCCAGTTCCATCAGGCGCTTGTAGTCGGTGCGTGCGCCGTTGGTGGCGGCCCGGTAGACGCGATAGCCAGTCGCGCCGCTGACCGGCAGCCAGGAGAGCTTGTTCATCTCCCCGGCGGCGGTTGCCCGGGCGATGACCGCAGCGGCGTTGAAGGCCGTCTCGCCGGTGGCGTTGTAGGCAGTCACCAGATAGAAGTAGTTTCCGGCCGCCGGATGGTTGGCCTGCCCGAACCAGCCGCTGTCCACGTAGTCGGTGCCCTTGACCATCTGCTTGGTGTAGGTCCAGCGCACCGTGTAGGTGGTGCCGATGGCCGGTTCGTTGCCGGAGCCGAGCCAGTCGACATGGTTGCCCGACTGTTGCCAGTCCACGCCCTCCTGGAAGATGGTCGCCCCTTGGCTGACCTCGAGGATGTCCACCACGGGATTGGGGTCGAGCAGGTCTTCGCCGCCGCCCACCGAGCCGCGAGTGACGTTGCGGGTAATCTCGACGATGGCCTCCACCTGGGTCGTCTCCTTGAGCGGCGTGGAGTTGACCGGATAGCGGTGCTTGTTGATGTCGAAGGTCTTCTGCTCCCCGCGCACCGACTTGGTGGCGATGGATTTGGGCACCAGGGTCGAAGTGGGCAGATCGCGCTGATGCCGGAAGCCCTGGATGTAGGCGCGTCCGGCGTTGGTGATCGCCTCCACGCTGTCGTCGTCGACGCCGCCGATGAAGGTGTCGAAGCCCCGCACCAGATAGCTTCCGGCCTGGTCGAAGGTGCGCTCGGCCAGATTCTGAATCAGGGAATTGAGCCCTTCGGCGGCGGCGAAGGAGAGCTGGTCCTCGGTGATCGAGGAGACGGTGATCCGGCTGCCCGGCAGCGTGCCCAGCAGATCCCGCAGGTAGAGGTTGGACTTCTCCTGCACCGTGGGCGTGACATCGCCGCTCTCCCGGTCGAACTTGTAGATCGGGATCACCCGGCGCTCGGCCACGTTGTTGGGCAGCGTCTGGCCGCTGGTGTCTGTCGCCTTGAGAGAAAGAACCCATTTTTCCCGTTCGGCGGTGGGCTCGCCGGTGGCCGGATTGATCAGGGCCGGGTCCTGGGTGTAGCCGTAGTTGTACTTCAGCAGCTCCACATAGACGTAATCGGCCCCGCTGGTGGTGGCCGGATCATAGGTCAGGGTCGCGCCGCTCACCTGTTCCAGATGGCCGTCGATGTAGACCACGCCCGGGGCCATGGTCAGGACGTTGGCGGCCGCGCTGACCTCGAGGCCCATGATGATGGAGCCTTCCTTGAACAGGATGTCGGCGATCTTGCGCCGCTCCAGGTTGATGATGTCCTGCTGCTCGTTGAGTTCGGAATCCAGCAGGTCGCGATCCTGATGGTAGCGGATGCGCTTGTAGTTCTTGGTCGGGTCGAATGTCTCGCGTGAGATGCTCATGTTTGAATCCTCCAGTTAGATCTTGATGATCCCGACCAGCTCCACGCGGGTGTCGGAAATCTTGTTGAAGTCGGGAATGTTCTTCACCTCGTACAGGTAGCCCGGGCGCAGCACCTCGCCGGTCGGATTGGTGTCCTGATGGAACACGCCGCCTATGGCGAGATCCCCGGTGACGCTTTGCACGTACTGCACATTGCCGCCGAAGAAGCCGTATTCGCGGATGGTGATGCCGTTGGCCTCGGCCTCGTCGAAGCGGAAGAAGATGCCGATGGTGTTGGTCTCCTCGCCGGTTTCCAGGTAGCGCACGCCGTTCACCAGGAGCGCCCCTTCGGCGTCCTCCTTGAGGAAGGTCCGCTTGTAGTAGCGCTTGCGGGCGCGT
Protein-coding sequences here:
- a CDS encoding Druantia anti-phage system protein DruA; this encodes MQAHHYLGDLPKIGETLWYVAILRQQWVALLSFSAAALKCAVRDQWIGWDHRRQYDRLKLVANNSRFLILPQWHLPNLGSRVLALCEQRIQRDWLERFGHPLVLMETFVDPQRYQGTVYKAANWLCLGQTKGFRRTRQGYSNLAQSPKMVFVRALQSNAQSLLSRPLLGAPYCPGDVKMLLTANQMRSLPEFFTDIPDPRRAAGKRHRLSTVLAIAAGATLCGMRGYKAISDWAKSLGPKARERFGCRKKQGQYLVPSEYIIRDILIRVDPDHLDRSFQRWNEAYAGADESLAIDGKTMCNATDEQGRKTHIMSAIGHETKTCHTQKKSASCR
- a CDS encoding four helix bundle protein, which codes for MDADEFKNRTRTFAIRVIRLVEALPKNQTAKVIGNQLLRCGTSVGANYRASCRAKSPADFIAKMAIVEEECDESIYWMELIAEAGLMNEKRLTDLKNEANEILSMVVASIKTARSRK
- a CDS encoding glucosamine 6-phosphate synthetase; this encodes MCGQVGIIFGRKRRRPDERDYLRELFIRMLLHSEERGPHASGLAWLKTDGSHRIFKRPMRAHELVYEKPFQELLGQVDNETTILMGHTRWRTRGNEFNNRNNHPIRAGIIIGTHNGTIYNADYLFRRLGLPRYAEVDSELIFRLADRFAPEGPIDQEGLKKALALCRGQMSAVLASRLDPSTITVLKGNKPLCLRIHRQHRVVLYASDDAFIDFAVNNEKGWRELEVPPMTMLTIRHEDVRAIENSEFRFIPQERKGTS
- a CDS encoding DUF5049 domain-containing protein, which produces MKILIRSTTLDGEPIPGSGETLQAADCLEVVELMRGQTPFTASRAPRDYMTEVLFGIEGGPTQPLPEEAAAAAAEFLTRLARHGLIEFLPDDKASDPWPERFLEALETVRLSGRTNMLDHPEVTRLTAEMGYPEVAAWLADHRREYAAFVLEGTRPLGKNFGDKEDPAPCADK
- a CDS encoding amidoligase family protein, which encodes MNLKEIHYGIEIETVKRTREQIAWAIHSVVGGTVRHVGIPSSYDPWEIEDLRGRVWKVVGDASLTSVPAHLRAEVVSPVLGYDDIPQLQEAVRAIRRAGGKINSQCGIHIHIDAAPFDGRHLGNLAKIIYKQEPLILHALGISRDRLNRYTRPVSDELIQRIEQHRPRTKDQLNRIWYGYHNRQPQHYDNSRYHGVNLHNVWYRGTVEFRWFEATLHAGRIKAYLQFCLAVAAKALNGRAASSRKRDFDPQSAKYDFRVFLLHLGLIGDEFKTARKHLMANMPGDAAFKNGRPKPEEVLPDETTTLTNEAGQVPGLTV
- a CDS encoding DUF4815 domain-containing protein — protein: MSISRETFDPTKNYKRIRYHQDRDLLDSELNEQQDIINLERRKIADILFKEGSIIMGLEVSAAANVLTMAPGVVYIDGHLEQVSGATLTYDPATTSGADYVYVELLKYNYGYTQDPALINPATGEPTAEREKWVLSLKATDTSGQTLPNNVAERRVIPIYKFDRESGDVTPTVQEKSNLYLRDLLGTLPGSRITVSSITEDQLSFAAAEGLNSLIQNLAERTFDQAGSYLVRGFDTFIGGVDDDSVEAITNAGRAYIQGFRHQRDLPTSTLVPKSIATKSVRGEQKTFDINKHRYPVNSTPLKETTQVEAIVEITRNVTRGSVGGGEDLLDPNPVVDILEVSQGATIFQEGVDWQQSGNHVDWLGSGNEPAIGTTYTVRWTYTKQMVKGTDYVDSGWFGQANHPAAGNYFYLVTAYNATGETAFNAAAVIARATAAGEMNKLSWLPVSGATGYRVYRAATNGARTDYKRLMELGSEALSYVDDGVEEIGTVSPPATNTAGLTMSPVQLELGNLNVINFGRGSLGDQPVNGSNCSLDYDYYLGRRDIVYATTTEIKRLEGAPADFPKLPIVPENALGLCSIDCPPNSTDMEIRNFGLTRITMDQIHDIIQDVEDLKYNDAQYQMNNELQNRDAQTKKGIYSDDFSNTAQSDIYHAEWDARVNEIARFVAPDRIPHSTVLSVDQAGSNASFFGSLALLPGNETVLVEQNDWSEERNINPYAVFDKPPAMLQITPNLGRRGQTGIAVTGINFTPSKSGIVLRCDGQVMASNLISDEAGRVSASFTIPTNARNGNRIVEMADGVYSARASLQINDPLVITRIERIIENRIIRVPVVQVVWRTQTIFVPRDPLAQTFSFTQNQVISSIGLQFTARDPSIPVTVQIRGVTTGLPNGVVFAEKVLAPNEISLSGETRIRFDDPFYAEANTSYSVVLLTNSTNYKVRTATLGKMGRWGIITRQTYMEGVLLESSNAETWTPLNGSDLAMKIYGYNFQSEGMIRFQPITGVQFSDINLDEYSAIPQGTGLDWEYSTDGGVTWDAMVPAEEERLPNLATRVQIRVRLSSSLANDTPAINFRDVNLVGYLNKTTGAYLTRENELTQGVESTKAYVQMQIPSGTTLQWFASNDGGLTWEAMTIQDTRPIDENWTEYTLVRTFTDNTGNKVRYKAEMTGTPLIYPRIHSLGATLS